The window ACCTCGCCGCTCGCTGTGTCATAAGCGTAGGCCGGATCCAGCGAATCGACGTCGCCGAACATGGCGTACACAAAGGTTTTGGGGTCGGTCTTCTGGGCAAGAGCCGGGGCAACCATGCCGACTACCATGAGCGCAGCGATGGCTACCGCAACCAATTTGGTCCTCATGCGCAAACCTCCTTCTTTCTGTTCTAGGGTCTTGACGTCGCGGGCGGTGTTCACCCGCTATAGCCAACCTGGGGAGTTCAATTCCCGTTCGCCACGGGAATCCCCGCCAGGTTAAGCTCCTGACTGCGGTGGCACGCAACGAAATGGTCTCCCTCACTTACCTGGGAGAGCACCGGAGTCTCTCTCTTGCAGATGTCCCGCGTGTATCTGCACCTGGGGTGGAAGTGACACCCGGCCGGCGGGTTGGCCGGGCTCGGGACGTCGCCTTCCAGGATTATCTGCTCGTAATGGAAGTCGGGGTCCGGCGCGGGAATCGCCGAGAACAGGGCCTCAGTATAGGGGTGCTTGGGATTCTCGAAAAGCTCTCCCACCTCGGCTGTCTCCACAATTCGACCCAGGTACATGACCGCAACGCGGTTGCTTATGTGCTGGACCACTGACAGGTCGTGAGCGATAAACAGGTATGTCAGGCCGAACTGGTCCTGAAGGTCCTCCAGGAGGTTCAGCACCTGGGCCTGGATGGAGACATCTAGGGCCGAGACAGGCTCGTCGCAGACGATGAGGGACGGGTTCAGGGCTAGAGCGCGCGCGATCCCGATACGCTGCCTCTGGCCCCCACTGAACTCGTGAGGGAACCTGT is drawn from Bacillota bacterium and contains these coding sequences:
- a CDS encoding ATP-binding cassette domain-containing protein — its product is MRNGSESEILLEVRGLKKYFPITAGVFRKNMGWVRAVDGVDFFIRKGETLGLVGESGCGKTTTGQCVLHLTKPTAGTMRIKQNGSWVEITSETAPSLRREMQVIFQDPYSSLNPRMRIRDIIAEPLEAQGMKNRRERYDRVETLLRAVGMGPQHMNRFPHEFSGGQRQRIGIARALALNPSLIVCDEPVSALDVSIQAQVLNLLEDLQDQFGLTYLFIAHDLSVVQHISNRVAVMYLGRIVETAEVGELFENPKHPYTEALFSAIPAPDPDFHYEQIILEGDVPSPANPPAGCHFHPRCRYTRDICKRETPVLSQVSEGDHFVACHRSQELNLAGIPVANGN